The Sphaerochaeta sp. sequence CCCGTCACGGTAACGGTCAAGAGGGACGTACCCGATGCCCCGCTCATTGCGGCTGCGGACAGAATCCCTGCTGATGTCTTTCCCCTCAAACCGAATCAAGCCGGAAGAAGGATAGAGACGACCGGAGATCACATCGCACAATGCGTCCTGGCCGTTTCCACTTACCCCTGCGATGCCAAACACCTCTCCTTGGTGAATCTGGAATGAAACATCGGTAAGCAACCGTTCTTTTTTAGGACCGATGAGGGAGAGATGTTCCACCGAAAGCACCACTGGTGCTGCAACCCCCGTTTTCTGTTGTGGTGCCGCTTGGGTCTGGATGTCCCGACCGATCATCATACGGGCCAGGGAATGCTCATCCGTATTACTCCGGCGAACCGTATCCACCACCATACCAGAACGCATCACCGTAATCCGATCTGCAACTTCCATCACTTCCCGCATCTTATGGGTGATGAAGATGGCGGAATTCCCCTTTGCCACATAGGAACGGATGAACCGCATTAACGTCTCCGACTCCTGCGGAGTCAGTACGGCGGTCGGTTCATCCATGATCAGAATGCGGGCATTGATGTACAGAGCCTTGAGAATCTCAATCTTTTGCTGTTGCCCAACGGACAGTTTGCCAACCGGCACATCCAACGGAACATCAACCTCATATTCCTGGGCAATTACCTGAACCTGTTGGCTACACTTCTTCAATGGCAGATATCCGTGTACGTGACCAAGAATGATGTTTTCTGTCGCAGTATGGGTGGGAACCAGCGAAAAATGCTGTTGGATCATGGCGATTCCCAATGCCATGGCGTCTCTGGGGGATTTGATGCGCACTTCCCTGCCATGCACCAGCATCCGGCCTTCATCCTTGTCGTACAGGCCGTACAAAATCTTCATGATGGTGCTTTTCCCCGCACCGTTTTCGCCAAGCAAAGCCAGCACTTCCCCATCATTGACGGTGAGGGAGACATCCTTGTTGGCGATCACCTTGGAAAAGCACTTGGTCACATGCTGGATTTCAACCGCAACAGCCATCATCCTTCCCTATACACTAAGGAGCCGGAAGCTCCGGCTCCTTGGAAATATTCTCAGAACAACGCCTTCAGGTCAACCGTTCCGGCTTTCAGGTCGGCGACCGCCTGATCGCATGCAGCTTTGGCTTCCGCAGGGGTGTTTTCCGTATAGACCGGGAAGTAGATGCCTTCAGGAACTCCGACTTCCACCCGCTGGTGGCCCTTCAGGTCACCCTTCAGCCATTCGCTGATGGCCCAGACATACACTTTGGAGTAATCGAAGTTGATGGACGCGACCACCGTCTTTGGGTCGATGACCGTCTGGTCTGCAGAATATCCGACAACTTTGACGCCCTTCTCGATGGCTCCGTTGATCACTCCGAGGCTCAGCTCGTTGGCGTAGGAGAACATCACGTCGGCGCCATCCTCAATCATCGCTTCGGACATCTGCTTGCCCAATGCGACATCACTCCAGCTGTTGGCATACTTCAGGTTGTATGACGCATCAGCAATGCCCCGTTCCTTGGCGATCTTCACTGCGGTCTTCCCATAGACGGCCATCAGGTCCTGCATCGCCTGGTTGGGGTCTCCGCCGATCAACCCGAACTTG is a genomic window containing:
- a CDS encoding ABC transporter ATP-binding protein gives rise to the protein MAVAVEIQHVTKCFSKVIANKDVSLTVNDGEVLALLGENGAGKSTIMKILYGLYDKDEGRMLVHGREVRIKSPRDAMALGIAMIQQHFSLVPTHTATENIILGHVHGYLPLKKCSQQVQVIAQEYEVDVPLDVPVGKLSVGQQQKIEILKALYINARILIMDEPTAVLTPQESETLMRFIRSYVAKGNSAIFITHKMREVMEVADRITVMRSGMVVDTVRRSNTDEHSLARMMIGRDIQTQAAPQQKTGVAAPVVLSVEHLSLIGPKKERLLTDVSFQIHQGEVFGIAGVSGNGQDALCDVISGRLYPSSGLIRFEGKDISRDSVRSRNERGIGYVPLDRYRDGMVMEMSLAENLLLKGWRSDKWISHGFVRNNVVNADTQRMITQYHVKATGPDDTAKSLSGGNQQKVVLAREVAVGTHLLICNQPSRGLDMGAVEHIHQVIFQAKQEGKAVLLISTELSELFEMADQIAVMYQGEMVDIFPNGARSIEEIGLMMAGAKEKNHG
- a CDS encoding BMP family protein, producing MTFLVVGILSSAFAAGNKEVASSSGAKTAATAKIVLLLPGQINDQGWNASNYAGVVACNEQLGTNMEYIEAVPEADFESTMREFAQRGYDIIMAAGSQFDEAAKTVAASYPNTLFMMVNGSNSDADNLCPLFPKEYEASYLAAVIGGYLTKTGKFGLIGGDPNQAMQDLMAVYGKTAVKIAKERGIADASYNLKYANSWSDVALGKQMSEAMIEDGADVMFSYANELSLGVINGAIEKGVKVVGYSADQTVIDPKTVVASINFDYSKVYVWAISEWLKGDLKGHQRVEVGVPEGIYFPVYTENTPAEAKAACDQAVADLKAGTVDLKALF